The Streptococcus pluranimalium genome contains a region encoding:
- a CDS encoding ABC transporter ATP-binding protein, with amino-acid sequence MTALFHYFKDYIKETILGPLFKLLEASFELLVPLIIARIVDEIIPQNNENHLFMMIFLLFGLALVGVIVAITAQYFSSKAAIGYTQSLSDDLFNKIMSLPKEKRDNLGISSLVTRMISDTYQIQTGINQFLRLFLRSPFIVFGAVIMAFTISPKLTAYFLGMVLTLFAVVFMMSHLLNPIYGKIRNSIDHLVALTREQLEGVRVIRAFGRTESEAKIFQNENLQYKKHQLSASFLSSLVGPLTFIIVNMTLLIIIWQGNLLIDNSLLTQGMLVALINYLLQILTELLKLTMLVTSLNQSFISARRVQEVFDQTSELLEEPLETIEERTNDVAIVAKDLSFTYPNAAKPSLEEISFSLQKGEFLGIIGGTGAGKSTLVNLLANLYQAQSGQLVIYDNGKQPRHLKEWRDWVAVVPQKAQLFKGSIRSNLTLGSDFIFGDEDLKEVLDIAQASEFVEGKNRQLDAEVEAFGSNFSGGQRQRLTIARALVKKAPFLILDDASSALDFLTESRLLTALHEERRRVKGQLIMVSQRTRSLKSADKILVLDQGRLIAQGKHDNLLENCQLYRDIHYSQESQETK; translated from the coding sequence CACAAAATAATGAAAATCATCTATTTATGATGATTTTTCTGTTATTTGGGCTTGCTCTTGTTGGGGTAATAGTAGCGATAACAGCTCAGTATTTTTCTTCAAAGGCAGCTATTGGATATACCCAATCTTTATCTGATGATTTGTTCAATAAAATAATGAGTTTGCCCAAGGAAAAGCGTGATAATCTCGGCATATCAAGTCTGGTCACTCGAATGATTAGCGATACCTATCAGATACAAACGGGAATCAATCAATTTTTACGTCTTTTTTTACGTTCACCATTTATTGTATTTGGTGCGGTGATAATGGCGTTTACCATTAGTCCAAAGTTGACGGCTTATTTTCTTGGAATGGTTTTGACTCTCTTTGCTGTTGTTTTTATGATGAGTCATCTCCTTAATCCTATTTATGGAAAAATTCGCAACTCGATTGATCATCTGGTCGCATTAACTAGGGAACAACTAGAAGGTGTGCGTGTAATCCGAGCCTTTGGTAGGACAGAGAGTGAAGCTAAGATATTTCAGAATGAAAACCTACAATATAAAAAACATCAATTATCAGCAAGTTTTTTGTCAAGTCTGGTTGGCCCCTTAACTTTTATCATTGTTAATATGACCTTGCTAATAATCATTTGGCAAGGAAATCTTTTGATTGACAATTCATTGTTAACTCAGGGAATGCTGGTAGCTTTGATCAACTATCTTTTACAAATTTTGACAGAGTTGCTCAAATTAACAATGTTGGTGACTTCGCTCAACCAGAGTTTTATTAGTGCTAGACGTGTACAAGAAGTTTTCGATCAAACCAGTGAACTCCTAGAGGAACCTCTTGAGACCATAGAAGAAAGAACAAACGATGTCGCAATTGTTGCTAAAGATCTTAGCTTTACCTATCCTAATGCTGCTAAACCGTCTTTAGAAGAGATTTCCTTCAGTTTGCAAAAAGGTGAGTTTTTGGGCATCATCGGAGGAACAGGGGCAGGAAAATCAACTCTTGTTAATCTACTAGCAAACCTTTATCAAGCTCAATCGGGGCAGTTAGTGATTTACGATAATGGGAAGCAACCTCGTCATTTAAAAGAATGGCGTGATTGGGTAGCAGTTGTGCCACAAAAAGCTCAATTGTTCAAGGGGAGTATTCGTAGTAATTTAACTCTTGGTAGTGATTTTATTTTTGGAGACGAGGATTTAAAAGAGGTCTTAGATATTGCCCAAGCTAGTGAGTTTGTTGAAGGAAAAAATCGACAACTAGATGCTGAGGTTGAAGCTTTTGGTAGTAATTTTTCTGGCGGACAACGTCAGAGATTGACCATTGCTCGCGCTTTGGTAAAAAAAGCACCTTTTCTTATTTTAGATGATGCTAGCTCAGCCTTAGATTTCTTAACAGAGAGTCGCCTACTAACTGCACTACATGAAGAACGTCGTCGTGTTAAGGGGCAATTAATTATGGTCTCTCAAAGGACAAGAAGCTTAAAATCTGCTGATAAGATTTTAGTTTTAGATCAAGGACGCTTAATTGCTCAAGGTAAGCATGATAACTTACTGGAAAATTGCCAACTTTATCGTGATATTCATTATTCTCAAGAAAGTCAGGAGACCAAATGA
- a CDS encoding ABC transporter ATP-binding protein — protein sequence MKANNQEKTRQRLVSDMLAYHWLLLIILIGAILQVGLTIYLPVLIGRAVDGVISPHRLALIPPVLGQMGIIIILNALVQWINPLLTNRLIFSYITDLRERVNQHLNKLPISSIDRFGVGDLVSRVTTDSEQLINGLLMIFNQFLVGILTIIVTILTMAKLDLLMLLLVLVLTPLSLLVARFIAKKSYTFFQEQTKARGDQTQFVEEAFNQEALVQVFNAQEQMSDTFKKLNHHYAKVSQKAVFYSSTVNPTTRFINALIYALLAGVGAFRIIHGQFTVGQLVTFLNYVNQYTKPFNDISSVMSELQSALACAERLYTILDLPTQEESQQQSFHGNLSGQVTFKHVSFGYEPEKTLLKDLNLNIKAGSQVAIVGPTGAGKSTLINLLMRFYDIDQGDILIDNIPISQVTRQNLRNQIGMVLQETWLKSATVHDNIAYGNPIASREEVIAAAKAANAHFFIEQLPNGYDTYLTDGGSSLSQGQRQLMTIARVFLKNPKLLILDEATSSIDTRTELLVQDAFSSLMKGKTSFIIAHRLSTIQQADIILVMVNGDIVEHGNDEDLMAKQGFYYQMQTAQETK from the coding sequence ATGAAAGCAAATAATCAAGAAAAAACTCGCCAACGTTTAGTCTCTGATATGTTAGCATATCATTGGCTTTTGCTTATTATTCTGATAGGTGCTATTTTACAGGTTGGTTTAACGATTTATTTGCCTGTCCTTATCGGTCGTGCTGTTGATGGGGTTATCAGTCCGCATCGTTTGGCACTTATTCCTCCGGTACTAGGTCAGATGGGAATCATTATTATTTTAAATGCTCTTGTTCAATGGATAAATCCTCTTTTGACTAATCGTTTGATTTTTTCATATATTACTGACTTGCGTGAAAGAGTTAATCAACACCTGAATAAACTCCCTATTTCAAGTATTGATCGCTTTGGAGTTGGCGATTTGGTTAGCCGTGTTACCACAGATTCAGAGCAGTTGATTAACGGTTTACTTATGATTTTTAATCAATTCTTAGTCGGTATCTTAACCATCATTGTGACCATTTTGACTATGGCTAAATTGGATTTATTGATGCTATTACTTGTGTTAGTGTTGACTCCTTTATCTCTCTTAGTTGCTCGTTTTATTGCCAAGAAAAGTTATACTTTTTTTCAAGAACAGACTAAAGCTCGGGGAGATCAAACCCAGTTTGTTGAAGAAGCTTTTAATCAAGAGGCTTTGGTTCAGGTTTTCAATGCTCAAGAACAGATGTCCGACACCTTCAAAAAATTAAATCATCACTATGCGAAGGTGTCTCAAAAAGCTGTTTTTTATTCGTCAACGGTTAATCCAACTACACGATTTATTAACGCTTTAATTTATGCTTTGTTAGCAGGAGTAGGGGCTTTCCGAATTATTCATGGTCAGTTTACTGTAGGACAATTGGTGACCTTTTTGAATTACGTTAATCAGTACACCAAGCCTTTTAATGATATCTCTTCAGTGATGTCAGAGCTTCAAAGTGCTTTAGCTTGTGCTGAGAGACTTTATACTATTCTAGATCTCCCAACTCAAGAAGAATCACAGCAACAATCTTTCCATGGTAATCTTTCTGGTCAAGTGACCTTTAAGCATGTTAGCTTTGGCTATGAGCCAGAAAAAACCTTACTCAAAGATTTGAATTTAAATATTAAAGCAGGTAGTCAGGTCGCTATTGTCGGTCCAACTGGCGCTGGAAAATCGACGCTCATCAATCTTCTCATGCGTTTTTATGATATTGATCAAGGAGACATTTTGATTGATAACATTCCAATTTCTCAAGTCACACGCCAAAATCTAAGAAATCAGATTGGTATGGTACTCCAAGAAACATGGCTAAAGTCCGCTACTGTTCATGACAATATTGCTTATGGAAATCCTATCGCTTCGAGAGAAGAGGTTATTGCTGCTGCCAAAGCTGCAAATGCCCATTTCTTTATTGAGCAATTACCAAATGGATATGATACTTACCTGACTGATGGTGGTTCATCCCTCTCACAAGGACAACGTCAGTTGATGACTATTGCACGTGTTTTCTTGAAAAATCCCAAATTATTGATTCTAGATGAAGCTACCTCATCCATTGATACCAGAACGGAACTTCTAGTGCAGGATGCTTTTAGTAGCCTCATGAAGGGTAAGACAAGTTTTATTATTGCTCACCGCCTATCAACCATTCAGCAAGCTGACATTATTTTAGTTATGGTCAATGGTGATATTGTCGAACATGGAAACGATGAGGACTTAATGGCTAAGCAAGGATTTTATTATCAAATGCAAACGGCGCAAGAAACAAAATAA